GAAAGCGGCGCTAAATTTACGCGCTCCAAGCGCCTTCGTGCTTAGCCGCCAAGGCCTAGCTCCGCTTGAAAAGGGCGAACTAGGCGGCGTAGAAAACGGCGCGTATCTGCTAAAACGCGCGCAAAACGCCAAAATCACGCTAATAGCTAGCGGCAGCGAAGTGGAGCTTTGCGTTAAAGCGGCTGAAATTTTAGCCGCTCGCGGTGTCGGCGCAAACGTCGTCTCCGCACCGTGCTTTGACCTGCTTTGCGAACAGCAGCGCGAGTACGTAGAGCAGATCATAGATCCAGCGACCAAGGTCATCGCCGTCGAAGCCGCAAGCGCGCTGGAGTGGTATAAATTTGCCGATGAGATATACTCGATGAAGAGCTTTGGCGAGAGCGGCAAGGCGGGGGCATTGTTCGAATACTTCGGCTTCACGCCTGAAAAGATCGCGGAATTCGCGCAAGGGTCGGCGAAGTAAAATTGAGCTTTAAATTTGACGGTTTTGGCTTGGGCTAGAGCCGTCAAATTTGAGAACTTTTGAGAACTCATGCCGGGCGAGACCCGCATCAAATTTACGCGGTTTGCTCACGGTAAAATCAAATTTAAAAAAGGGAAAAGATTGCAAAAATACAGGCAAAAAACAGGGCGATTCGCCGACGAAAATTTCATCTTAAATTTAGCTCGCGGCGCGGGTAAATTTGACGCGCAAAAAGGCGCGATCGAGCAAATTTGCGCTAAAGATAAAATCAAATTTAGCGCGAAAAATTCGTTTAAATTTAACCAAAAGGCCGCGTGATGGAGCTTTCGCATATCATCGTTTTGGCCCTAGTTCAGGGCATTAGCGAGTTTTTACCGATCTCTAGCTCGGCTCACCTCGTGCTGGTGCCAAAACTACTTGGCTGGGCGGATCAGGGGCTTGCCTTTGATGTGGCCGTTCACGTAGGCACGCTAGCGGCGATACTTTTTTATTTCAAGGACAGGCTGGCTGGGCTCATGCGTGATTTTTTCGCGTCTATCGCGCGGCGCGAAAAGGTCGGCGATAGCACGCTCGTATGGTCGGTCGGCTTTGCGACCGTGCCGGTGGGGCTTTTTGGCCTGGCGTTTAACGACGCCATCGAGCAGTACACTAGAAACGGGCTCGTGATCGCGGCGATGACGATAATCTTTGGTGTCGTGCTCTACGTCGCGGATAAAAAATCAGGCCTAAAAACCGAATACGAAATGACGATCAAGCTCGCTCTCATCATAGGTCTAGCGCAGGCGATCGCGCTGATACCCGGCGTTTCGCGCTCGGGCGTGACGATGACGGCGGCGCTGATGCTTGGCTTTAGTCACAGCGCAAGCGCAAATTTCTCGTTTTTGCTCTCGATCCCGGTTATCGTGCTAGCAGGCGGCCTTGAGGCGGTAAAGCTGCTAAAAACCCCCGACGCGCTGCCTTGGAGCGACCTTGCTATCGGGGCGGCTATTAGCGGCCTTAGCGCGTATCTGTGCGTGCGGCTGTTTATGGCGCTGATCGCGCGTGTGAGCATGCTGCCGTTTGTGATCTACCGCATGATTTTAGGCGTGTTTTTGTTTGTGATGTTTTTATAAAGATAACTAAATTTGGGCTCAAATTTAAGGTTTGCGGCCCAAATTTGTTTTTAAATTTAAAGCGCAAATTTGACTAAGGTCAGTCAAAATTTAGCTTTTCCAAAACCTCTTTTATCCTTGTGCTTCTACTCTCTACACTATCTTCTTCGCTAAACATCCTATGTTTGCTATGTTCAAACGGCGGCAGGTCTTTGACGAAATCATAAATTTCCTCAAAGCTCAAAATCTTGCCGTGCAGGTCGTAGCTGGCGTTTAAAGCCTTACCTTTTACGTTTGCGATATTTGCGTGGATATGGCCGTAGAGCTGGATCGCGCCGTGGTGACCTGCGTTCCACTCGGCTAGCGGATAGTAAAAGAGCACGAGGCGAAATTTATCCTGCCCGTGCTGCACCGTGATCTCTTTGTATTCGCAAATTTCATCAAAAAGTGCGTTGCCATCTTGTTTTTTCATAGCTAGCAGTTCGTCTTTATGCTTTTTTATCGCTTCATCGTGATTGCCTAGCACTAGGACGTGCTTGCCGTTTAGCTTGCTAAAGATGGATATATTGGTCTCCATATCCTTGTGAAAGCTAATATCGCCTATGTTATAAACCGTGTCGCAGGGATTTACTCTCTCGTTCCAATGGCGAATGAGTGCGTTATCCATCGCCTCTACGCTAGAAAAAGGCCTAAAACACGGATGAAATCTCATGATATTGCTATGTCCGAAATGCAAATCGGAGGTAAAATAAATCATTTTTGCCCCCTTAAATCCACTTCAAATTTCTCGCCGCTTTTTATCTCCATTATCTCTAGCCTTTTAAAAAACACGGCTCCCACGTCCATTGAAAAGACGTTGTTTGCGCGCCTGGTTATTCTATTTTCCTCACTTGCGACGTGCCCGTGAAATATCCTCTTGCCTGTATTATTACTCTCCCAAAATGGCTCTATACTCCACAGCACGTAGTCCTCGTCTTGCTCCTCTTCGCTTTTGTCGCCGTCAAAGGCTGCGTGGACGAATATGCTTTTCTCCGAGCTCACGACGTGAGGCATATTGCCGATAAAATCCTTTAGCCACGAGAGCGCGAAGCTGTTTAAATTTCGCTTGTAGATCGATCTTTTGGTTTTATCGCCGCCGTTTCTAAGCCAAATTTGATGATCTAGCGAGTCGCCGCCAAAATACCCATCCATCATCATTTTTTCGTGATTTCCTAGCACGTGGATCAGCGCGTATCCGTTTCTAACGAGCTCGGCGTATCTTTTGTATAGTCCGATCGTATCCTCGCCGCGGTCGCAGCTATCGCCTAAAATAATAACCAAATCCTTTTTGGTCAAATTTATCTCTTTAATCATCAAATTAAAAAGCCCGAGGCAGCCATGCATATCGCCGAATACGAAAATCCGCGCGTAGTCGTTTTCGTTTATGTGTTTTATCTTTATCATTTTTGGTTCTTGTGCGTAAATTTGTGGAAAATTTTTTGGTTAAGTTTTATAAGATTATGGCAGATGGGAAGGGATTCGAACCCTCGAAAGCTTGCACTTTACACGCGTTCCAGGCGTGCTCCTTCAACCGCTCGGACACCCATCTATGAAGCCTGGATTATAGCTAAAATTTAATAAGCGCAAACTTATATTTGAGATTGATGGAGCTTGCGTATTTGATTTATGCGCGTTTGCCCAGAGCGAAAAACATCCTGCGCGCCTTGCGAATTAAATTGTGCGTTTAACGCGTCGTTAATGCAATGTCGTTTATAATACGGCTTTTAAAAACGAAAAAAGGCAAAAAATGAAAAAAATCCTCATCATCGCAGGCTCATGCAGCAACGGCGGCGCTGGACTACAAGCCGATATAAAAGCGTGCGCGCACTTTTGCTGCTATAGCGCGACCGCGGTCACGGCGCTAACGGCCGAAAACACGGACAAGATCAAAAGCATCGTATCGCTCGATCCGTCCTTCGTTGCCGACCAGCTAGAGATGCTCTCTGCCGAGTTTAGCTTTGACGCCGTTAAGATCGGCATGCTATTTAACGAACCTATCATGGACGTCGTGCAGGGTTTTTTAGAAAAAAACTCTGCCCCCGTGGTGCTAGATCCCGTCTGCGTCTCGAAAATGGGACACAAACTCATCAAAGATAGCGCCATCGAGCGACTAAAAGAACTGATGAAATTTGCCGCCGTCACGACGCCGAACCTGCGCGAAGCAGACGTGCTTTTCGGCGATGATTTTACGAATTTGCCGTGTGACGTGATTGTGAAAAAACACATCGTCGCCGGTAAGAGCATCGATACGCTCTACCGCAAGGACGGCAGCGTGCAAAACTTCGAAACGCCGCTAGCCGACCCGCTAGTCATCATCGGCGCGGGCTGCACGTTTTCTAGCTCGCTAGCTTGCCTACTCGCGCGCGGCCAAAGCCTAGAAAGCGCCATCCAGCAAGCCAAAGAATACATCTATAACGCTATAATCAACGGCATCGATACCAATCTGGGCGTAAGAAAACTGCTAAATCACGGGGTTAAATTTTAAATTTAGCTTGCTTGACGCCGTAAATTAGAGTAAGAATAAAAGAATTTGCGAGGATTTATGAGTATAAGCTACAAAGCGTCTTTTATTATTATTTTTCTAATCGCGGCGACGGCCGTCTACTTAAATTTATACAACGGACGAGAGTTAGCGCGAAACTACGAAAAAAATCGTATCGAGATTTTAGCATTGCGCGATTTTGCGCGTGAGATTAGGCCTCGCGGAGTTTGGTTTGACCTGCGCTTAGACGGAGCCCTGGTTGAGACGTTTAGAGCAGAGAGTGCCGATAAAAACCAAACCGCGGACTTCATCCGCGTAGATAAGCAAACGAGCGTGCAGGAACCACTGCGGATACTTGGCTGGGACGAACAGACTTTTGGCGAACTAAAAGCCAAACTAAAAAGCGCAAACGTCATAGGCGTAAGAATCTGGGACAACGAGGCGTTTGGAGGCGAGCGCAAGACGACGATTTATTATCGCGATGATGGCTTTGGAGTCGCGTATTACGAGATTTTTGACGACGCTTCGGACGAGATACTGCGAGGCGACAAAGAGGCGGGCTGCGACGATAGATTTCATTCAGACGGCGTAGCTTTGCTTTATGGCGGCGGGGCTACCGTGGGTTTTATGTGCGTAAATAAAGACGGCAAAAATATAAAACGTAGATAAAAATCTAAATTTTAGATTTACGCTTTAAATTTGGGGTTTGGTTTGGCGGTTAAATTTGACCCGAAACAAGGATAGATAAATTTACGAGCGGTTTTGTTAAATTTGACTACCAGCAAGAGCCTTTTCGTCTGATGTGATATTTTTGTCATAAACGTCATATTTTTGACCGTCTATCCATATAGTTGTTTGCATCTTTATCTCTCCTTAATTAACTTTATCTCGAGGTATTATGAAATTTATTTGCCTTTCTATCTCGTCTGCTTGTTTGGATGTTAAGCTTTCTATCGCATAAACTCTATAGAAAAAATATTTTCTCTTTTTTGCTATCCATACTTGATTGGGGGCAAATGGAAAATAATAAGTTCTACAATACGCCAAATCCTCGCTTTTGATGATCGTATCGCCGAAAATATATCTGTTTATGACGATCCTGTCGCTGTAAATTTCGATGTAGTTGAAAAATATGAGTTTGTATAAAAGCCTACCCAAAAACAAAGAACCCAGAATGCCCAGCATCTGCATCCAGCCTCTATAATATATCGCGGTCAGCAGGCCTGGCACAAGCAGTAAAAAGCTATAACCAATAAAGTCGATCAGCACCATGAGTGGATTTCGTTTGCCTAGCCTGTAAAGTAGCTCCGACTCTTTATTTTCTTTGCCCGGACTTTCGTTCATATCCTCCGCCTAAAGTCAAATTTTAAATTTATCCAGCCTAGTTTTATGCAAACGGCGAGCGGTTAAAATCGTCAAGTTACGCTACCGTTTAAATTTACGCCGTCTTCCAAATTTGACCCAAATTTGCTCGCTTTTTCAGTCAAATTTAATTCGCAAGCCCCGTCGGCTGCCGTCAAATTTACCTAAAGCTTACCTGCGCGTCGTCCGTGCCGTCTTCTAGCGAGATGTTGTAGCCGCCGGTATTTGGCGGGCGTTTATAGATATCTTGCGGACGGATACCTAGCACCTCGTCGCTGAAAAACACGCACTCACGCTCGCCAGTATCGACGTCGCGCACCCAGATTTTGCCGTCGTCGACGATCTCCTCGTCAAACTCTATCACGCGGTTTTCGTAAATTTTGCCCAGCAGTCGCTCGTGCAGGCGATTCTCGCGCTCAAACTCCAGCTGTGCTTGCAAACACTCCGCCTCATCGATGAAAATCGGCTCCAGCGCGATCTTGTCGCCGTCCAGCACACACTCGAATTTCTCCAGCGTCGAGCAGTCCACCTCGCTGCCGCCCAGCCTCACGACGTCCTTGTTGCGCATGAAGTAGCGGTTGGTGAGGTTGCCCATCAGCGCCTCGTACGCCGTGCCGCCGATCGCGCGTTTGAGTAAAAACTCGTTTTGAAACGCCAGCACCAGCTCCACCTCGCACTCGCGTAGGATCTCCTCGTTTAGCTCGGTGTTTTCGCTCAGCAGCTTTGCCGATTCGTCGAGAAATAGGCTAATGGGCCTTTTTTGCTTCATCGTTACGCGCTTTAAAAGCTCAGGCAAGAAGCTGTTTAGCAGGAAGCTCAGCGCACTTTTGTCGCAGCTTGCGGCGTTAAAGATCACGATCTTGCCGTTATTTAGCAGTCCTGCGATACTCGCGTCGCCCGCAGTGCCCTCGCTCTCGCCGTTTAGCGAGTCGTCGTTCATGAGGCCTAGAAACGGCGACATCATCATCGAGTAGTTGCGAAAATCATCTCTCGTGCGCTCGTCGCCGATGTCCTTGTAGCGGCTCGTCGCGTCCAAAAACTCGTCCGCGGTCGCTATAAACGCGCGGTTTATCATTATCGTTTCGCGGGTGAAATTTAGCGTCGAGGAGTCGAGATTGTCGCAGATGAGGCTCAGCGTGTCTTTAAACTCGAGCATCTTTTCTAGGTCTTGCGAGAGGCGCAGTATCGTAGCGACGTCAAAGGTAAAATCCCGCGCGAGCGTGCGTACGTCGGCGTAAAACGCGTCCGTGTAGCATTCGCTTAGCGGAGTGATTTTTTTGGCAAAAATTTTAAGCGCTTTTAGCACCTTAAAAAACTCCGTCGCGATGCTCGAGCCAAACTCCTCCCAAAACTTCTCTCTTGATTCCATCGGCTTTTTCACGCAGTTTTTAAAGTCTCGCGGCTTCATCGAGGCGATGAGGTTTATCGGCGCGTCTAGCCTGGCACCCACGCTCACGACGTCTTTT
This is a stretch of genomic DNA from Campylobacter showae CSUNSWCD. It encodes these proteins:
- a CDS encoding undecaprenyl-diphosphate phosphatase; this translates as MELSHIIVLALVQGISEFLPISSSAHLVLVPKLLGWADQGLAFDVAVHVGTLAAILFYFKDRLAGLMRDFFASIARREKVGDSTLVWSVGFATVPVGLFGLAFNDAIEQYTRNGLVIAAMTIIFGVVLYVADKKSGLKTEYEMTIKLALIIGLAQAIALIPGVSRSGVTMTAALMLGFSHSASANFSFLLSIPVIVLAGGLEAVKLLKTPDALPWSDLAIGAAISGLSAYLCVRLFMALIARVSMLPFVIYRMILGVFLFVMFL
- a CDS encoding metallophosphoesterase family protein, with translation MIYFTSDLHFGHSNIMRFHPCFRPFSSVEAMDNALIRHWNERVNPCDTVYNIGDISFHKDMETNISIFSKLNGKHVLVLGNHDEAIKKHKDELLAMKKQDGNALFDEICEYKEITVQHGQDKFRLVLFYYPLAEWNAGHHGAIQLYGHIHANIANVKGKALNASYDLHGKILSFEEIYDFVKDLPPFEHSKHRMFSEEDSVESRSTRIKEVLEKLNFD
- a CDS encoding metallophosphoesterase codes for the protein MIKIKHINENDYARIFVFGDMHGCLGLFNLMIKEINLTKKDLVIILGDSCDRGEDTIGLYKRYAELVRNGYALIHVLGNHEKMMMDGYFGGDSLDHQIWLRNGGDKTKRSIYKRNLNSFALSWLKDFIGNMPHVVSSEKSIFVHAAFDGDKSEEEQDEDYVLWSIEPFWESNNTGKRIFHGHVASEENRITRRANNVFSMDVGAVFFKRLEIMEIKSGEKFEVDLRGQK
- a CDS encoding hydroxymethylpyrimidine/phosphomethylpyrimidine kinase, giving the protein MKKILIIAGSCSNGGAGLQADIKACAHFCCYSATAVTALTAENTDKIKSIVSLDPSFVADQLEMLSAEFSFDAVKIGMLFNEPIMDVVQGFLEKNSAPVVLDPVCVSKMGHKLIKDSAIERLKELMKFAAVTTPNLREADVLFGDDFTNLPCDVIVKKHIVAGKSIDTLYRKDGSVQNFETPLADPLVIIGAGCTFSSSLACLLARGQSLESAIQQAKEYIYNAIINGIDTNLGVRKLLNHGVKF
- a CDS encoding type IV secretory system conjugative DNA transfer family protein, yielding MSLQSPPTRKNMQKIMGFTRKRENAEKKGALIPSDFTHAAIIGETGSGKTTAMIYPNLLDRMQNGYTVFAVDYKGGESAKIKALARRAGRLKDVVSVGARLDAPINLIASMKPRDFKNCVKKPMESREKFWEEFGSSIATEFFKVLKALKIFAKKITPLSECYTDAFYADVRTLARDFTFDVATILRLSQDLEKMLEFKDTLSLICDNLDSSTLNFTRETIMINRAFIATADEFLDATSRYKDIGDERTRDDFRNYSMMMSPFLGLMNDDSLNGESEGTAGDASIAGLLNNGKIVIFNAASCDKSALSFLLNSFLPELLKRVTMKQKRPISLFLDESAKLLSENTELNEEILRECEVELVLAFQNEFLLKRAIGGTAYEALMGNLTNRYFMRNKDVVRLGGSEVDCSTLEKFECVLDGDKIALEPIFIDEAECLQAQLEFERENRLHERLLGKIYENRVIEFDEEIVDDGKIWVRDVDTGERECVFFSDEVLGIRPQDIYKRPPNTGGYNISLEDGTDDAQVSFR